The Magnolia sinica isolate HGM2019 chromosome 11, MsV1, whole genome shotgun sequence DNA window tatgcggtccaactcatgggaacttcccatgaggtcgagctgtgtaggccccaccgtgatgtgtgtcgaacatcaaccccatcagtcaaatgcaccattccatggtaggcctagggcttaaaaatcaagtcaatccatgacatgtgtgggccacaccacatacaaaagttgagaggggttatcctccattaaaacattcataatcatttgttgggcccaccgagatgtggttcacaaatccagcccatccattatgtgtgtcccacttggatgagaggtcagaccaagtatcaaacgcatccaaatttcaggtgggctccaccaagtgcatttatatgttttatgcatgttttcacatgattttagatggtatggcccacctgagttccgtatatggttgatttttgggatatcccataatttaaaggagaccatcaaatgcacggtgttgatgttcgacatacacggtgttgatgttcgacatacatcatggtggggtccacacagcttgacctcatgggaagttcccatgaggtcgagctgtgtgggtggCCCACCGTGTGATGCGTATCAAatatctatcccatcagtcaacATCTAACATCTATCCCATCTgtaagatgcaccattccatggtgggcctcgggctgaaaaatcaagtcaatccatgacttgtgtgggccacaccatggatgggtcccacttggataatgggtcatactaagtttcagatgcatccaaatttcaggtgggccccaccaagtgcatttatatgttttacgcatgttttcacatgattttagatggtatggcccacttgagttccgtatatggctgatttttgggatatcccataatttaaaggggacccatcaaatgcacggtgttgaggtttgacacacatcatgttgggggccacacagctcgtgtggcacccactgtgatgtgtgtcgaacctCATGCCTTGAatgccatcatcatcattatgaTCTGAAAGCGGACTGCATGGAGATGCCTTGAAtgccatcatcatcatttatTGTCATCTCAAGAGTAGTTGTAATAGGAGATTAAATGGTGGAGAGTACATTGACATGTTTCACAAGGCGTTGACATTAACTGGTGAAACAAGCATCACAAAATCATCAACCACAAATAGTCGGTATAAGGCCTTAATAATGATGATGACTACGACAAGGACAATCATGTTAATCTTCTTCAAGCAATTTCAGGTTGGATTTTAAAAGGTAAATTGGCAAAAGTTCTACAATCGGCTGCCCTCTAGACAGAGGTCTTTAAAACTAAGCAATGACAGAGGCTATCATTGACAACACTCACAGATGGGGTGGTTTACCACTAACATCAGTCCTTGATCTTTGTCAGGAGGTCCAAGCTAGTCAAGAGATGAGGTTCATGGAGTCTCATGAAGTCCCCTTCCCCAGCAATGTGGCAGTCGAATGCATTTTCAAGAACGGAGTATGGAAGATTTGGAGCAAGCAGTAAAACTGAAAACATCAATCTACAGAAGATATAATCATCCATGTATTAGAAGCTAAATTCAAAACTCTTTTCACTATGCTTGCTCTGGCAAGACTTTTACAACCCATTAATAGTAGTTTCTAATTCTAATGGTTTACAACATACTCAACATGTTGAAGTGCACATCAAAATCAGTTCCACTGTAAGAGATTTCTGTACAGTAGGAGGAAATCAAGGATCATCTTCATTCAGGCAGAACACTACAATCTCTCTCCAGATGAAAAGAAATCAAATTTGCAATAATTACTCTTCTGAAACTGCTGGTAATCCATCCTTAAACCACATGTAAAGCCCACCATCCAAGTGAAACATGTTTTCGTACCCATTGAGAACTAGCAAGTAGGCAGCTATCAGAGACCTGCACAAAGGAATCTAAAGAACTCAATTCACTTATGTACTCCTTTTATTTTTTGATGCAATTTACCAAATTCAGTCATAAAAATGTTAGTAGGAAAATGATTTCCATTACCATTCACTGTGATACATGTTAAAACCATAATATTTAAAGACGAAAAAAAAGATGTGCAAAATAACTAGTTTTCACAAGATTCAAAAATGCcgaatgtttttattttattttttatttttaatgtcatATGAATTGACAGGTCTACTGttatggtttaaaaaaaaaaaaacatagagaaAACTAGACTGGCAGATTTTTCAGTTTTATTTTGGATAAACTCTGGACTGTTTTTACTTGGTCTTCATTTGGATGAACTATTCATAATTACATTAATTAGTTCAATTAAGTGGAATGATTGAGTTGTcgaaacaggattcatgtagctggccccaattagttgagatgaggcttggatgatgaCAATGATTTGGAGTGACCGAATTGTAATTACCTGTATTCATTTTGAGATTTGCGAGACAAGCAACTAAACTGCAATTGCATTAACTTGAAGCTGGACTTGAAAGGAATGTAACTGCAATTTAAGGGTTACTTGCTTATATGATTTCGGAGGAATTTGGTAATTTCTGATCAGTTGAATTAGTCATTTCGGTTCAATTaaatagtgcaaccaaacacaaccttagCTTCAACGTGAATTCAATTTTTCAAGAAGCTTTAATAAACACTATATAGCGATAAGTGCAACAATGAAACTACCTTGACTGCTGTCCTTCTGGAAGATTCTGCGAAGGTCTCATTGTTCCTCCTGATGAGCATGCAACTATTATTTTTGAGTTTTTGTCTAATTTTGACTCCACAACTGTCAGCAGGTAGCGACATTTACTAGAACTGGAAATGAGGTTAAACCGAACCCCGAAATCATATTAATAAAAAGGGGTATAAGTTTCATACTTTGTATGAACTCAGGATTTTCTTCTGTGCCAGAGAATATGCCGAAGAAGGCAAATGCAGCACGTCTAGCAATATCCCATGCTGTCCACTCCTTTATAAGTCTATAAATTTGCACATTAATAGCACCCGGTGGATGAGCCTGCACAACAAAACATCAGATGTCTGGAAAGTGTGGTATCAAAGGAAACAAGGGTTTCTTGATACCCTAAT harbors:
- the LOC131219004 gene encoding rhodanese-like domain-containing protein 14, chloroplastic — its product is MLALKPSILSPFLSSSNPNPNFPCSTALGFHFSSGRSRSIGSSSPQIKSATTKPAKTLAEEDWKTKHEVLLKKRVRSVDVKEALRLQKENNFVILDVRPEAEFKEAHPPGAINVQIYRLIKEWTAWDIARRAAFAFFGIFSGTEENPEFIQIVESKLDKNSKIIVACSSGGTMRPSQNLPEGQQSRSLIAAYLLVLNGYENMFHLDGGLYMWFKDGLPAVSEE